A stretch of DNA from Acomys russatus chromosome 4, mAcoRus1.1, whole genome shotgun sequence:
ttgctgtgagttcgagaccagccaggtctacagagtgagtccagaacagccaaggctacacagagaaaccctgtcttgaaaaattaaaaaaaaaaaaaaaaaaaaagctgtccaacgtgtcttttgttttgcttgtttttgaggcagggtctcttactgcCAATTAGGCTAGCCTGGCTGCCCACCAAACCCACTTCCCAAGTGATGACGTGCTTCCACCAGGCCTGCCTTTTCTTTATGTGGTTCTGGGGTGAGGGGAAGGGtgtgaattcaggtcctcatgtttgcagtGCAAGTACTgactgaactgtctccccagccctgttgcAGCGTTACCCTTGGGCATCTGCCAGCACTCTGCACCTTCTGCCTGAAGGAAGCTCATTTGACTCTCGGATTTTCACCACTGGGCACGCTGGGGCTAGTGCCTGGGACCTTGAGCCTGCAAACAGCCCTGCACACAAGGCCATACACAGCAAACCCCTGACAAACAGGTGGTCGACCATGTGATGTTGACTGGGAGGCGAGCAGCCACTCGCTTCCCCGAAGTGGGGAACTTCCACATTGAATAATTTGGATTTATTTcctcaccctcccccccaaaaagccTGCGCATTGATCCCAGGACTGCACATGACTCTTTGCAAGAAGATGAGTTTTGGGAGCATGAAGGAGATGATTGACTgcagtgcacatgcatgtgcgtgtgtggcATACATTTATCTATCTACACGTAagacgctggagagatggctcactgttttggagcactggctactttttttttttttttttggtttttcgagacagggtttctctgtgtagccttggctatcctgggctcactatgtagaccaggctggcctcgaactcacagagatcctgcctctgcctcccaagtgctgggattaaaggcgtgcgccaccaccgcccggctcactggctacttttgcagaggacctgggttcaattcccagcacccacatggtggctcacaaccatctgtaacccaaGCTCCAGAGGAACAGACACGCTCATCTGACACATGGATTTACATAGatacaaatacacatgtgtataaataGTAATAAATGCATGTAAGTTGGCCAGGTGTGGTATCATGCACCTATCATCCCAGCCTCtcgaagctgaggcagaaggatcaggagttcaaggccaacctgggactCTTAGCAAGACTGAGACCATTGCTGAAGAATCTAAGTCTATGTACGCTCTGTGGACGACCCTCCACTTTAGAAGTCAAGCTAAAGAAGGGACTTATAATTGTCTTATCATCCTTAGCTGTTTTCTAGAAAAGACAAGTGTCTCTCGTTGGTGTTTTGAGTGACTGTGCTGTCGCAAGGTCATACAAAGTGGGTGTGAGTTTTCAAAACACAGGAGTGTGACAGAAGCTGTGTGCCTGGGACTCAAACTGTTTCACACATAAGTACtggaaaagtacaaataaaagtGGCATTATTCCTCAAATTCTTGTTCCTAGAACATGTAGGCAGTGCCTTTCTAAGGTGGTGGCTGAAGATTCTCTTAAGACACTAGAcagagccgggtatggtggcgcacgcctttaatcccagcactcgggaggcagaagcaggcggatcgctgtgagttcgaggccagcctggtctacaaagtgagtccaggatggtcaaggctacacagagaaactctgtcttgaaaaaaaaaaaaaaagacactagaCAGAATATGAGAAGCAGAGCCTTCTCTCAGCTGTACTGACGTGAGAACGGGAGGCCCAggtgagaacaaacaaacaaacaaacaaacagagaaagagagaacttttTGAAGAGACCTGTGTCATATCGTTCTGAGCAAAAATGTGTCATACCCAAGAGTGGGCTTATCAACACCTGTAGAAGTTGGTGTGTGTggtctacattttattttatgtatttaaaaatgtcaACAAAGAGAGCCATCCGTCCAGGCCAGCAGCTCTGAGCCACTGCAGGTGGCTGGAAAGCGCCATCTGGCTGAGCAGCGCCATCTGGCTGAGCAGCCGCTgccactgccgccgccgccgaggGGTAAGGTTCTGTGTGGCCCGGAGAGATGAGGTGGGCAGGTGGCTGCAAGGCCTTCCACGAATTCAGCTCTGGCCCAAAGTTCTTAAGCCTAAAttgcagctcccagcacccacccacatcaGAAGATGGAGCCAGGAGCTGGCAAGACATGGAGCAATTACTCACTGTGCGCTCCGGCCACCCTGTGTTATTCTCCTTCTAGGCCTTGAAAAGTGAGGACCCTGAGAATGAGAGGGACTTGGCCCACCCAGGGGTGAGGCTGGGATGCTAACACAGGCTGACTGGTCCCTGCACCTGCTCCCAGGCCTCAGGCCTACAGGAAAACGGTGCCGCTGTCCTGTGCACGGCGGGCATACCTTCAGCCGGTCCCTGAGGCCGAGGACTTGGTACTCCAGCTCCCGGAGCTGGGGCTGTGCAGGATCAGCAGACCGCAGCAGGTCCAGGACCTCCTGCACAGGCCCCTCCACTCCGTCCCCCACATCTCCATCCTCCTGGCTCTTCTGGCTCCGTGGTACTGTGGGGCTGTGGATGGGGGCATCTTGCAGCAGGGCCAGCCTCTCTCTTCCCAAGTTCCTCCAGCCAGGCTGTTCTAGAAGCACACTTCCAGCTGGGTGAGCCAGGCCCGGCAGCAGGCCCAGAGGCGGGGGCTCCTCTCTGATCTCCTCTTCTATGCAGGCTGTGGGGCCTGCAGGCATAGGTAGGAACCCCACATCTGAGGTGGATGCTGAAGTGCTGGTCTCAGTGTCTCTGGGGTCCTCAGAGCTGAAGGAGTCCATCTCAAGTAGCTCCTGGCTCCGGCTCCGCAGGTGGGGGGGCCCCTGGAGTTCACTGTCGGCCAGGTAGCCGTGGATGGAGGTGGCCCTTGGCCCACCTAGCAGCAAGGCCTGCTGTGCTGGCTGCTGGAGGGCAGACTGCGAGGGGATGCAGGAACAGTCTCAGCAGTCACCCCAGAGGTTGTGCTGAGACCCCTGTGTGCCCAGCTGCTCAGGATGACAGATGACATGCTGATGCCTTGCCACCCTCCCTCTAGCTCTCCCTTCAGGCCTCAACTTTACTCTTTCATCTTtgtcatgctcctgcctcaggacctttgcgCTGACTGCGCTCTCTGCCAATAGAGAGTCTGAGCATAGGGACCAAAGCAGATGGGAAGGGGGCCGCTGGAGCACTTAGGGTGACCAGGGTTTTGGGAAGAGCAGTGCATCTAATTGGGCCCCCTCATCCGTGCTGAGGGCATGCGTGCGGGGCGGTTCCAGAGCCTGGGGCCCTGGATGAGAGCCAGCTTGGGAGAGATGTTCCCACTGAAGACTGTTTATGGCCTGTGGATAGCCACAGCACAGCAGGGAAATGACCTCCATGTCTGTTGAATAAACACAGTCACCTGTGGAGCAGTCTGGAGGGAGGTGGGGCGAGGGGGTTAAGAGAGGTCCCTGTAAGTGAGGGACCATCCGAAGGACAACACCAAGGGAAATACTGAGGGTGCCTGTGTGCATAGCATTCAATGTCCCGTCTCTCCCCGCCTCCCTGTCCCagccaagagaaagaagaggagggttGCCCTGGCTCTGAGAGGACCGCAGGCCCCTGGAGATCATGGGGAGAAATTCACTTTCCTATACATGGCTCCAGATCACACTCCTGGAAGCTTTCAAGTTTCCCCAGCAAGATGAGGCCAAAGTCATGGCTGGGccgaggacacacacacacacacacacacacacacacacacacacacacacacacagagagagagagagacagagacagagagagagagagagagagagagaaacagagagagagagacagaggcagagagacaagagacaaagacagggagagacagagagacaaagacagagacagagagacagagacagagagagctggtAGGTTCCAACCCTAGCCCAATTCCCATGGCCTCAAGCCTCAAGCAGCGGAAAGCAGCCACATAGCCCTGCAGCCCAAAAGCTGAGCCCCAAGCAGGCCATGTCACTGACTGCCCAGCACCAGCCACCTCATCCTACAAGGAGCAGCCTCACTTACCAGGTAGTACTTTTCCCTGAAGCTGGGGGTGCTGGGTGGTGTCCAGGTATAGAGGGAgcccttcctgctgcctatggagAACCTGCCAGTGGGGCTGGGTGACACCAGCCGGCACTCAGAGTCCAAGGGACTACAGGGGAAGAACAGAGACCATTAGGGGCTCAGATGGGACCCAGCACCCTGCAATCACAGGCAGCTGCCTTCTTTTTCAAAGTAGTTTATGCAAGAGTGCTGCTCATCTTCCCACAAATACAGGGATTGGTAGGAGTTCTGTGCCTGGGTTATTTCCACGGGATGAAACGATGGCTCCAAGGCAAGCATTTGCTTGGGCAAACGTCCCTTCCAAAAGCGGGGCCGGAACTGCATTTACCCAACTCTTCTGTCATCCCAAAGCCTTCAAGTCACCTAGCACTGACACCCTCAGAATGTAGTGGACTAGGCTCAGGGGTAGAGGTCAGGGAGGCCAGGGGGCAGCATAGACCTCAGTTGAGGGATGCACCAAACCCACCATGAAGGCCTGAACCCCAGAGGCCTTTGGTACCAAGGTCACCTGTGGTCAGAAGGACTCAGGgacatggtgtcacatgcctttaatcccagtactcgggaggcagaggcaggtgaatctctatgagttcgaggccagcctggtctacaacgcaagtccaggacagccaaggctacacagagagacactgtctcgagtaaggggggaaaaaaagtggctGGCCTAGGGTTGAGGCGTTCACTTGAGGTGATCCCAGGTGACTGAATTGGGCAAAGCTCTCAGCTCTTTCCCACCCTGCCACACCTGCTCTGTGGACCAGAAAGAAGCACCCCGGAAATGCAAGATGACTCTGCTACTGACAACAGAGACCCTAGAGACCATGGGTTCCCGAAGGTGGTGCAGGGTGGAGCCCCAAACCCAACACGGACTGCTCTGAGCCTGGACCTCACAATCTGGGACCTAGAGGAGGTCTTCAAGGTGACAGTTCAGCCCTAGACTGGACAAGATGAGACAGCCAGCAACAGGAAGCATGGGGGAGGAGGCCTGCATAGGCAGGAGAGAGTCCATCTGAGAAACTAAGCGAGAAAAAAGGCCCAAAAGTGTCCTAGCTCAGCTTAGGGTCCAGATGTAAAAGTAGAATCCAAGGTCATGGGAGGcgtgggggaggagggaacaggGCTGCTGTAAAGGTCAGGTCAGCCTGGCTGTCGGGTAGGATGTGTGAGGACAGAGATGGCTATGCAGGAGCAGGTCTGGACCATGGCAAGGCCTTGGGGAGCAGCCAGGGCCACTTGCTCTCCTGCACCCCAAGCTGGGACAGCCTTGATGAGGGCAAGCTGGCCCGGCAATTCTCACTTCCATAGCAGCTCCAGCTGCAGCTTGATAGTCCCCAGCTCAGTGATGTCCACCACTACAAGCTGGGGCCGGGCTGTGAAGAAGTCCGCGATGTCGCATGTCACGGCACCCACCACCATCGAGCTCAGGCCTCGGAGCTCCGTCACCTGGGCACGAGGGACAGCAAGGTGGTGTCTGAGCCTGGCACCCAGGctccaggccccacccctgggccccgcccccaccttgATTTCCAGGTTCTCGTGCACCGTGGGCACAAAGGCTCTCTCCTCCTCGTCCCAGGTCTGGCTGTCATCTGGCTCTATCTGGCCCTTCAGCCGCCACCGCTGCCGGCCCAGGCGCATGAGCACCTGCAAGTGAGGCACAGgacagggggcagaggcagtccCAGGGGAATTCCCTCACTGCCCCGGGGACCTCCCTCCCAGGCCTAAGGACCTGGATTTCCCAAGCACCCCCTGGCTGTATGTACCTCATACTGGTCTCCGGGACAGAGACGTGCATAGCCCACCAAACCTGGAACACAGAAATGGGCTAGTCTCATCTCCACCCCTGCCCAGGGACCATGGGGACCCAGGGGTATAGGGGTGTGCCTGTTAATATGGGGAGAATAGAAGCTTTCGATGGTCAAAAGGGTGGAGGACATCACAGCATACCTCAGAGAGTGTGAGCCCACCTCCTGTCACAAGGTGAATGCCCAGGGCTGAGATTCTAGACCCTGGGACTCTGGCCCACACTGCCCACCCTTAATAGACTCTCGGGGCACCTAGGAAGATCTGCTACCCAGCCCAGGCATGGCTTGGCACTCACCTTTCATCTTGATGTGGAATTCACCCAGGTGGACTTCCAAGGCCCCCTCTATGAGACACATGTCCTGCAAGACCCACATGTGGATCAGCCCCTTGCCAGTCCCAGCCCCTACCCAGGAGCCCAGAGCAAGGACAAGAGGAAGCGACCCACCTCCATGCACTCCTGCAAGCTGCGGCCCAGCTCCTGCAGGCTCTCACGGGAGGCACGGCTCTGGGTGCCGGTGCTGAAGGCGCGCTGCATGTTGGAGGCTCCGTCTCGCAGACGCCACTGGATACAGTAGCCTTCATAGAGCTCATCAACCTGCAGCAGACACATCGGCTGTGGGCCACACCAAGGGACCCATTTGTTTCTCCAAGAACAGTCCCCTAGCCTGGCTTGCACTGTGGTGCTCATGGCTCTAAGCCTACCCACCTAGCTTCTCAGCCCTGGGATCATTCACTAGTGACTATGTCACACACACTCCTGGCCTGAAACCCAGCTGTGAAATGGGAAGTGAACTATTATGACAGCTGCCCACTCTGGGTCTGGGGAGGAAGATGAGTGCATGTAAGCAtttgccaacttttttttttaagcctaaaggaaggtaagggtgcttgcgcacgactttaatcctagGAGGCCAGAGCTACACCGTGAGACCCCggcttaagaagaaaaagaaatggtgaaatagaaggatccagaaggtcctagaaacctacaagaagaacattatgatggtcggatctgggcccaggggtcctgctcaaactatggcaccagccaaggacaatacatgcagtaaacttcgaacccctacccagatctgccaatggacaggacattcttcacagttgagtggagagaggggtctgacttccacacaactctgatgccccatatttgaccatgtcccctggatggggaagcctggtggcactcagaggaaggatagcaggctaccaagaagagacttgataccctatgaccatatacagggggaggaggtccccctcagtcacagtcataggggaggagagtaaggggaaaatgggagggagagaggaatgggaggatacaagggaagggataagaatttagataaaatatgaataaattaataaaatatatttttttaaaaaaagaagaaaaagaagagctgggcgtggtggtgcacacttttaattccagcgctccggaggcagaggcaggtggatctctgtgagtttgagcccagcctggtctacaaagcaagtctaggacagccaaggctacacagagaaaccctgtcgcaaaaaatcaaagaagaagaggaggaggaggaggaggaagaagaggaggaggacggaGGGGACTTGCTGGGGGACTCTGagctcctccctccaccttcttGTCTGCACAAGGACAGTTAGAGCCTTCCAAGACCAAGACACAAGCCCTCTGTGCCGACCAGTGTCAGAGCCCCACAGGCCCCGGAGCCTTACCCCAACCCCAGGGCTGAGCCTTGCTGTCAATCCCTGCAGCTCTGCATTACTGTCTACCTCAACCCCCTGTAGCTATCCACGACCACCAGCCTGACACCCACTACATCCTTATGACACCCCACGGCATCCAGTGACACCCACGGGGCTCCCGCGACTCACAAGGGATCCCCCCCACATGACTCCCTGTGACACCTGCACGATACACCCCCTTGGCCCTCTTGACCCCCTCCCCACAACACCCCCATGATGTCTGGGGCCACCCACCTTACTGATGTGGAACTCCACCTTCCGGATGTGTCTCTCCACCAGGCGCATTTGCTTCTcccagaaaaggaaaagctgCTTTAGATAGAAGTGGCCAGGTTCCCACTGTCTCACTGCtcccccataccccccccccccgaggatcAGGGCACTGGGCTCAGACCTCAAAGAGGCTTGCCTTGGGACTCGGTTTCTCTGCTCATAACATAAGAGGATGCCCAGGCGTTCTGCCCAAGGGCTGCTGGGATGGAAGGCTGCCTCAGACAGTCTTCCCTACCCTGGAGACCACACAGGGACCTGAGCTCACCTTGTCCAGATCATAgtagaaggcctgcagagaaaggaagagtgtCACAGTCCTGGAGACCTCTCATCACAGGGGGCCTGAGCTTCAAGGACGAAAGCCAATGCCTGCAGCCTGCCCTGCTCGTGGTCATGGACACCCAGGGGGGAAATGAATTAAACGCACACATTGTGGGCAGCTCAGTTCTAGGACTAGCACGGTTTCCCTGTGTGTCCCAGGCAGGTTACtgaacctctctgagcctccatttCTTCCTACGTAAAATGGGCAGCAGTAGTTTTAATGGTCAAGACCGACTGGACAGTCTCATGTAACTGgacaatggtggcgcacgccttttaatcccagcacttgtgaggcagaagcaggcagatcgctgtgagtttgaggccagcctggtctatggagtatGTCTgtgacagctagggctacacagagaaaccctgcctcgaaaaaccaaaaccaaaccaaacaaacaaaaaaccaattgcGTCTAGGAAGGAATTTTTAGATTTGGGTGGGATGACAGATCCTAAGGCTGGagtcctgggctacatagcaaagaAAAAGCCAGCAAAGCAGCAATTTCCATCtcactctgctttctgactgcagaCACAGCAGGCTGCCTTGTCCTCCTGGTGTCAGGCCTTGAGCCAAAACTAACCCTTTctctagccgggcatggtgacacatgcctttaatccatgacctgtggggggggggggggggcgaggcaggtaggtcactgtgagttcgaggccaacctggtctacaaagcaaagcaagtccaggacagctaaggctacacagaaggcctgtctcgaaaaaccaaaaatagtaataaaaaaatgaagagctAGAAAGGATTTGTGATTTTGAAAAGGTGTTCTCAATTCAGGCTTCTTGGAAAGCCACAAAACCCTCGCTGTGGCACCCACATGGCTCCCCTGGACTTACAAGGGGCTCCAGGGGTTCCCACCCTTCCCCAATACCAGTGCGGAGTGCTGCAATAGGCCTCTCTATGCATTATCTGCCTGATTGAGACTTCTATACTCCAGAGAATGGGGCCTGGTGTGGGATAAGCCGTGCTCCCTGGGCAGGAGGTAGCACTAGGACTGGGTGGGGTCTTGGAAGTGCCTCTTCCCTGGCTCTGTTCTGGCCCTCACCTAGTCGCCTACTGAGGGAGGCTCCAAGAtcacccatctctgccttccgGTGTGGCTGACACCCACATGAGACTGGGCCTTCCACTCTGCTGACGCCCTAGTCTCCCATGTGGGCGGCAACTTTGACATACAACCCACTGCTTTCTCACTTTCTTCCAGCCCCATACTGAAGGCCCTATGTAAGGCTGAACTTGGAGGAGGGACACAGGGACCCAGCTTGGGAGGAGACGTCCTGAGTGTGTGATGAGATATACCAGCTGTGCTCCTGGTGTGTGACCCAGGCGGGCTGGGTGACACTTCCCCCGCCCCTGCAGCAGCTGGTGATGTAACCTGCTTTGTAGAGACAAAGATGGTCTAAGGAGACACAGCGTGTCGGTAAAAGGCTATCCAACTGTTGAAACACCGGATACCAAAGAAGTGGAAGTTTCTTGGGGGTTTCATgctgaggggaaggaaaggggctcCAGCCTGAGGAGGGGACTTGTCTTCTcaaaagagatttcacacagttctccACGACGACTGAAACCCAGATACAGTGGTGGGCGGGACCATACCTTGCCCGGGACTGCTTAGGTGTGCAAATCTCTGGCCTCGATGTGAACTCTGATCTCAGTTCAGgactggtggagttttgaggtgTCTCCTGGATCCCCTTGTTCCTcttccttatttattatttatattattatttatatttatattatgttctgcccgcatgtacacctgcaggccagaagagggcaccagatcccattatacatggttgtgagccactatgtggttgctaggaactgaactcaggacctctggaagagcagccagtgttcttaacctctgagccatctttccagccttgttCCTTTTCTTAACACACTGACTAAACCTCCGTTCTCTGCTCTCCAGTTGTAAATTGGCTCTTCTGACTGGCTTCATAAGGCAGGTGGCCAGACCTGACTCTGGAGTGAGAGGCAATGGGTCCCTTGCTGGAGTGGATGTCCCTTAGGTAAAGCACAGGGCACCTACTGACAATTTAAGCTTCTCAGAGGGTCATAGGCTTAGAGCAAAAAaggttttgcttttctgaaaatCAAATTGAACTGGGCATCCTGTCATTTCGTTGTCTTGGTTGGGTTTTGATACACTGAGTGACAGACAACTCAAGGGTCTATGAGCCCTACACCAGCCAAGGCTGGGTTTGGCCTCAGACCACACCCTCATGTCCACAGAAAGCTATCACCCTGGGCGCCATGACATACAGACTCAatttggggcagaggcagggcctgTGACACTGAGAGAAATGGCCTGGCCCCGGTGTGTCTCATGGCCAAAATAGTTGAGAAACGGGACCATCAGAGACACCTGTACCTCTGCAGTTGCCTGCCTGACAGCTCCTCCTAGAACCACAAGAGGAAAGGTCACCACAACTAGCACAGGCCTCTGGGTGGAGACCACCGCAACACCACCTTCATGCCGCCCACTCACCAGCCTGGAGCTCCTCTGGGTGTCCCTGTGGCGTCCGCATAGGTAGTCTAATTCGGCCTGCTGTTCACACAGGTGCTCCCTAcagtggatgggggagggggcggatcTGAGCAGAACGGAGGAGCCTGGCGGAGCAGCCCTCATAGCATAGGGCTGTCCAGCTCACCTCCTGGGGATGCCTGTTACCCCAGAATCCCACAGATCAGTCTAGCTGTTACTACACATGCTATGAAGATGACCACAAGGACCCTTGCAGGCAGAGGAGGCTAAGGGGAGGCTAAGGGGAGGCCGGAGTTAAGGAGGGCACGGGAGATAGAGGTGAGGGCCAGAGGCTGTGAGAACAGGCTGACAGGCGAGGAAGAAGATGAGTCTGAGGAcccagggggaggaaggagggagaactCAGTGAAATGTTGAGTGGTAGAGCCTGCAGCTGAGGATAGGAGTGGCACCAGGGAAGGGAAACTCCCTTCGAGCAACACTCCAACCCAGAACACAGGGTGCTTCGGGGACTTAGGGTGTCCTGGGCGAACAACAAGGAAGCAGAATGCCAGATCTGCTCGGCCAGGCCACCCATTCCCCAGGGTCCATTCCCTCCTCAAGGCCAAGGACACACACCTGTTTCAGTAGGGTCTCTAGCCCAAGCAGGgccttccagctctctctctctctctctctgagccttagCCCCGCCTACTCTGAGAGCATTATCTAAGTTAGAATATGAATTTTGAAAGCCTACTCCTTTCAAGGCGCCTTCTAGCCTCTACTCTCCTGGGTCAGGGTGGTCTCTAGTGAGGGTAGAGAAGGGGATGTGCTCCCCACTCTAACATTAGGGGACTTATGGTGCCACTGCATGTGGGAAATGCCAGAGGTCATTCTCTTGTAGGCCAAGGTGTGACCCTTCCTAtccaattttctctctctcctctcctcctcctcctcttcttcttttctctctctctctctctctctctctctctctctctcttgctctctctctctgtctttctctgtctctcttcccaccctcccctcctcgAGCTTATCCTATCAAGATCAGTTTACTGAGTGACATCAGCTGCCCCAGCAGACCAGGGACccggatagatggatgaatggatggatggatggatggatggatgggcttGCTTGTTCATTTACCTTCAAACATGGCCTGTGCAACCCCATCCCTGGCTCTCCTAGCTAGGACAccagtgccctcttcaggccaCACACAGCACCCACGGGGCTGGAGCCCAGCGACATCTCCACTAATAGTAAAGCCAAATCTCTGCCACTGTCACTGCAGCCACCTCgctcctctctccttcccgtGCCTGCACCCCGACATCCTTCCCAGTGTGAATCCTAACCGgatcctctctccttctcagccctcccccaccaccaccaccacatgcagcAAGTCCACCACCAGTCCTCAGCTGTCAGAAGATCTTGAAGCCCAGGCCTAAGGGCCTGATCACCTTCCATAGCTCTGCGATGAACAGCAAAGGCCTCCCAGGGCCCTGTACCATTGTCTTCTTGTCCCTGCTTCCCTTGCCCTAGGTCCCTGAACGCTGAGGCTTCTGGCCTCCCCATTATCCAAGAGGGACTCACTTCCTGCCCCCGGTGGCCATGCTGTGGTGTAGATGCCCAGGACTGTCCCTTTGAAACATGCCTACACCTTCCTGTCTCACCTGATTTCCTCCGCAGCACCTACACCACCAGACATACTTGTCAGGACTGCTGTCTGTCTCCCACTGGAGATGGTACCAAGTACAAGGTCTTTCTGACTGCTGGACTCCTCAGACCATCAGTCTCTGGTCCAGGTTTCCCTGACTGCCTGACTGACCTCCCACCACCGTGTGCTCAGATCAGAGCACAGACTCCCACTCAGGGTTTCTGCAGatgccaccaccccacccctgtctgtCTGCCCCATGCATAGGACATTAGTCACTGGAGGCCAGCACGGTGCTGACCG
This window harbors:
- the Ripor3 gene encoding RIPOR family member 3 isoform X2 codes for the protein MSVRLRFLSPGDAGAVGTVGRSASFAGFSSTQSRRVSKSINRNSVRSRLPAKSSKAYGTLRKGSLCLDPRPQQVKKIFDALKRGLREHLCEQQAELDYLCGRHRDTQRSSRLAFYYDLDKQMRLVERHIRKVEFHISKVDELYEGYCIQWRLRDGASNMQRAFSTGTQSRASRESLQELGRSLQECMEDMCLIEGALEVHLGEFHIKMKGLVGYARLCPGDQYEVLMRLGRQRWRLKGQIEPDDSQTWDEEERAFVPTVHENLEIKVGAGPRGGAWSLGARLRHHLAVPRAQVTELRGLSSMVVGAVTCDIADFFTARPQLVVVDITELGTIKLQLELLWNPLDSECRLVSPSPTGRFSIGSRKGSLYTWTPPSTPSFREKYYLSALQQPAQQALLLGGPRATSIHGYLADSELQGPPHLRSRSQELLEMDSFSSEDPRDTETSTSASTSDVGFLPMPAGPTACIEEEIREEPPPLGLLPGLAHPAGSVLLEQPGWRNLGRERLALLQDAPIHSPTVPRSQKSQEDGDVGDGVEGPVQEVLDLLRSADPAQPQLRELEYQVLGLRDRLKPRGVQPEPVSAQSLMDCILESFAFLNADLASDELSLFGGSQAPERDSPPPPRPSLKVSPSELTAGAPELDTLLTVHLQVCKALLQKLASPNLSRMVQDCLLEEAAQQRQVLEVLSDLDSEQISKARSVEEIIPQAPHRKGGLALWRACTQPGGVLACPASTLLSQLKKTFLHRVRGKYPGQLEIVCRRLLEQVVGCGGLLAITGLQEEQTVTWFQFHSYLQRQSISDLEKHLNQLTKEVTLIEELHCAGPAKALRKLQGKCLGQLQPLPQTLRAWALLQLDGPSRLCRTARTRLASAARNRRFREKALLYYTNALNDSDTKLQQAACMALQQLGGIESIEQIASLCQSDLEAVRVAAREATLSFGEKGRLAFEKMDRLHSDQEAFCQEADVEITIF
- the Ripor3 gene encoding RIPOR family member 3 isoform X1, whose protein sequence is MSVRLRFLSPGDAGAVGTVGRSASFAGFSSTQSRRVSKSINRNSVRSRLPAKSSKAYGTLRKGSLCLDPRPQQVKKIFDALKRGLREHLCEQQAELDYLCGRHRDTQRSSRLAFYYDLDKQMRLVERHIRKVEFHISKVDELYEGYCIQWRLRDGASNMQRAFSTGTQSRASRESLQELGRSLQECMEDMCLIEGALEVHLGEFHIKMKGLVGYARLCPGDQYEVLMRLGRQRWRLKGQIEPDDSQTWDEEERAFVPTVHENLEIKVGAGPRGGAWSLGARLRHHLAVPRAQVTELRGLSSMVVGAVTCDIADFFTARPQLVVVDITELGTIKLQLELLWNPLDSECRLVSPSPTGRFSIGSRKGSLYTWTPPSTPSFREKYYLSALQQPAQQALLLGGPRATSIHGYLADSELQGPPHLRSRSQELLEMDSFSSEDPRDTETSTSASTSDVGFLPMPAGPTACIEEEIREEPPPLGLLPGLAHPAGSVLLEQPGWRNLGRERLALLQDAPIHSPTVPRSQKSQEDGDVGDGVEGPVQEVLDLLRSADPAQPQLRELEYQVLGLRDRLKPRGVQPEPVSAQSLMDCILESFAFLNADLASDELSLFGGSQAPERDSPPPPRPSLKVSPSELTAGAPELDTLLTVHLQVCKALLQKLASPNLSRMVQDCLLEEAAQQRQVLEVLSDLDSEQISKARSVEEIIPQAPHRKGGLALWRACTQPGGVLACPASTLLSQLKKTFLHRVRGKYPGQLEIVCRRLLEQVVGCGGLLAITGLQEEQTVTWFQFHSYLQRQSISDLEKHLNQLTKEGRTRQWPQPRSQLWHTLYSH